One window of Legionella pneumophila subsp. pneumophila str. Philadelphia 1 genomic DNA carries:
- the lptF gene encoding LPS export ABC transporter permease LptF — protein sequence MIIFRYLTKEVFLTLIALTAILVLIFMSNQFIQYLNRAASGSIPGFVIMKLLMLELPNLMGLLLPLGFYVALLLAYGRLYAESEMTVLRACGYGPRQLLKHSFAMATVVLVVVAIVMIWASPVIAVERIKLIRSTGIKTLIQTIMPGRFHAINSGQQIFYVQSMNRDHSQAEQIFMAKHSVQDNRLLWDVLWADKAFAEVNPQTGEEYIVLQNGKEYQGVPGHADYQIAEFASYKSKLPNPTVVMHDDARTAKTRDLWPLNNHDLKKAAELQWRISIPLMVLTLTLVAVPLSRVSPRSGKYSKLLPAIIIYIFYANFMFVSRDAIATGKIPWWIGMWWVHVAVAILGILFIWRNQVKLA from the coding sequence GTGATTATTTTTCGTTATTTGACTAAAGAAGTGTTTCTTACTTTAATCGCATTAACAGCGATATTAGTCCTTATTTTCATGAGTAATCAATTCATACAATACTTAAATCGCGCTGCTTCTGGTTCAATTCCTGGTTTTGTGATCATGAAGTTGTTGATGTTGGAGTTGCCAAATTTAATGGGTCTGTTACTGCCACTGGGGTTTTATGTCGCTCTTTTATTGGCGTATGGCCGGTTATATGCCGAAAGCGAAATGACGGTTCTGCGAGCTTGTGGTTATGGCCCCAGGCAATTACTGAAACACAGCTTTGCAATGGCTACTGTTGTGTTGGTAGTGGTTGCCATCGTAATGATTTGGGCAAGCCCTGTGATTGCTGTTGAACGCATCAAGTTAATACGTTCTACAGGAATCAAAACTTTAATTCAAACGATTATGCCTGGACGCTTTCATGCCATTAATAGCGGTCAACAAATCTTTTATGTCCAATCCATGAATCGCGATCACTCCCAAGCAGAACAGATATTCATGGCAAAACATAGCGTTCAGGATAATAGGCTGTTATGGGATGTGTTGTGGGCTGATAAAGCATTTGCTGAGGTTAATCCTCAAACAGGCGAGGAATACATCGTGCTGCAAAATGGCAAGGAATATCAAGGTGTTCCGGGTCATGCCGATTACCAGATTGCAGAATTTGCAAGCTATAAATCCAAATTGCCCAACCCGACTGTTGTTATGCATGATGATGCTCGCACTGCAAAAACAAGAGACTTATGGCCTTTGAACAATCATGATTTGAAAAAGGCGGCTGAATTACAGTGGCGTATTTCCATTCCTTTAATGGTTTTGACCTTGACTCTGGTTGCCGTTCCACTTAGTCGTGTCAGCCCTCGTTCTGGAAAATATTCGAAACTTTTGCCAGCCATCATTATCTATATTTTTTATGCTAATTTTATGTTTGTTTCTCGTGATGCGATTGCTACCGGGAAGATTCCCTGGTGGATAGGGATGTGGTGGGTACACGTGGCGGTTGCCATTCTCGGCATCCTATTTATTTGGCGCAATCAGGTGAAGCTTGCATGA
- the lptG gene encoding LPS export ABC transporter permease LptG, which produces MSRKILDRYIAKTVLSAIGLVTLMLVGLQIFILFVNQIDDLGRADYGIVQAGVFVLLQMPYQVYLFFPIASLLGCLVGLGVLANHSELVVMRAAGISIGQITGAVLKASLIVILLITSLGETIVPVMAHYANEYKVSALTGGQALLTPRGVWVRNGNDFVSIASVTHENTLRYVNQFRFDNQHNLKLARQISEVKYVNNSWIAYDVKQTEFAEDHTKAHHFDTLPWDVPVKPEILKITGTNPDEMTLHELNRYLREQQRNHQNVANYKFAFFQRITQPLNTMVMMILAIPFIFGPLRSSTMGSKLLVGAMVGFGFHILNRFFGPVSTVFQWPPELAAFSPTLIFSLIGIYLMRRVR; this is translated from the coding sequence ATGAGCAGAAAAATACTTGATCGTTATATTGCCAAAACGGTTTTATCTGCAATCGGCTTGGTGACTTTGATGCTGGTCGGTTTGCAGATCTTTATTTTGTTTGTTAATCAGATAGACGATTTGGGGCGAGCAGACTATGGAATCGTACAAGCCGGTGTTTTTGTCCTTTTACAGATGCCTTACCAAGTCTATCTGTTTTTCCCTATTGCCAGCTTGCTCGGGTGTTTGGTTGGCCTGGGAGTATTAGCTAATCATAGCGAGCTGGTTGTGATGCGTGCGGCGGGGATATCCATCGGCCAAATAACGGGGGCGGTATTAAAGGCGTCTCTGATAGTCATCCTATTAATCACGTCTTTAGGTGAAACCATTGTACCAGTAATGGCGCATTATGCGAATGAATACAAGGTTTCCGCTTTAACAGGAGGGCAGGCTTTGCTGACTCCAAGAGGGGTTTGGGTCCGTAATGGTAATGATTTTGTTTCTATTGCTTCAGTCACGCACGAGAATACTCTGCGCTATGTAAATCAATTCCGCTTTGATAACCAGCATAATTTAAAACTGGCTCGCCAGATAAGTGAAGTAAAGTATGTCAATAATTCGTGGATAGCTTATGATGTGAAACAAACTGAATTTGCAGAGGATCATACCAAAGCCCATCATTTCGATACTTTGCCGTGGGATGTGCCAGTGAAACCGGAAATTCTTAAAATTACGGGTACTAATCCGGATGAAATGACTTTACATGAATTGAACCGCTATTTACGTGAGCAACAACGCAACCATCAAAATGTAGCAAATTATAAGTTTGCCTTTTTTCAACGAATTACCCAGCCTCTGAATACTATGGTTATGATGATATTAGCTATCCCCTTTATTTTTGGCCCCTTACGTTCATCAACCATGGGTTCAAAATTACTGGTAGGCGCTATGGTTGGATTCGGGTTTCATATTCTGAATCGATTTTTTGGCCCAGTGAGCACAGTATTCCAATGGCCGCCTGAATTGGCTGCCTTTAGTCCTACTCTCATCTTTTCTTTAATTGGAATTTATTTAATGCGAAGAGTCAGATAA